The Malus domestica chromosome 17, GDT2T_hap1 genome contains the following window.
GTTATCTTATCGAATAATATTATTTGATGTCGTTGTGCAGAAACAACGGCGTTGCACAAGGAAGGAAAATTGGTCCCTCTGCTGACTCAAGCCGGAGCTGTTGCCAAAACTTCTGCTTAAAGGAGTTAGATGATAGTTGgataaattgtagtaaagtagaATAATTTCAGTAATGTGCTTCTGTTGATATGTTACAACTTTTCAGAACACAACGCACAACTTGTATGTGTATAATCTCAGTATTTTTATGTTTCGATTCGGATGTGTTTCAGTACTGTGCCTGAATGTTCTATATAATTGGTTGAGTCTTGATGTGAGTTTCATCTGTCTTGCTGGTTACACCATATCTCGTCCTTGACATTGATAAGAGGAGCGGGGGGTGGAACCTAAGAGTTGTTGCTCTAGCGGTTAGGCTCTTGGTTTGCTCTCAAGTGGTCTGGGTTTCGACCCACCTAGCAATTGTTAAGAGTTTCTCGTTTTCCAAATATTACGGGGTCAGGCGCGGGGGGTTTCTAATGATTAGTTGGTTAAAGACTCGAATacattagttttaaaaaaataaagtggGAAACAATTTTGACAGGAGGTAATGTTTTAACCTCACCATTAGTGCAAAACATACCGTAGTAGGGAAAAAAGGTAGATATCTAAAAGTTTGTAAGCTGTGAACCTGTTTCATCGTGGCCACGTGTCGGATGTAATTTCAAATTAGCTTCATCTCGGCACGGAATGGGTGGATAACCGTGGTTCGCCAttagtttcctttcttttttttgaacaaatgatattatctacaataaGATGGTAGGGGAGTAAGtcttacaatgggctagcaataacgTTGGTTCAAATTCTCTTTTAATGAGAATCAAATATAAAACCTCTcaattacaaatgaagaagaatattatTACATCGTAATATTAGCAAGCTATCccctttttttagaaaaataaaagtttttaaAAGGAGGTAAAAACCTTTTTGGGCGCATTTAACCAAATTTCCCTTTAAATTTTGGATAGTGCTATAACACACTCATTTTACGCTCTTCTTAATTTTGAATGGTGCTATAACACACTCATTTCACTTGCAAATAAGAGGTCATAAGTTTGATTATCgttaaaggcgaatttgaaccacattattgctagcccattatgaggttaagcccacccctctctttaggccatctccaatcgaatgAGTGTCAAATGACTCCCTTTAGCCATATAACCTTTGACGttaaattaaatgaattaaaaaaaattaataaacaaaaattaataagtaTGCGGTAAAAAATAGTGCAAATTTTTTCATATTCAAACCCCTAACTGCCGCACCCGCACCCCATCTCGTCTTTCTCACCCTTTCCATCCCTCtcgtctctctcttcctctttaaCAAAAAAAGCCCTTCGAATCCTCAACCTAAGAGTCCATCCTTCTCTCTTCACTGAATCTGTGAAGCAGAAACGCAGTTTCCCTTccatcctcttcttcttcttcttcctcctctgtcCTTCCAGTGAACCCAGTCATCCTACTCTGGTTCTTCTTCTGCAGCTACTGTTTGAGGGGTTCGGTATCACCTGCTTGATTGAAAAAAGTAAGCACATTTTAGTTTTACTGCAgcttttttatattattatctttcttttgttaatattttgtaaagctacgatattctaaactactttAATTTACAACGGAGTGGGGAGAGGGATTCGAGCTTGGTTTCTAAAATTTTAGTTGTATGATAAAGGATTGCCCTTTTTATTGTAATGctgaatttttatattaaatttgttTATACTTATGTATGTGAATTTACATAAAAAGATTCAGGTTTAAGGATGTTGCCTGTTGATCCGACAAAGAAGCTGTCTTTTACTCGTTGCATTAGtgatggagatttggtcattgtCTACGAGAAGTATGATACCATGAAAGCTGTCGAAGTGTGTGCCGGTTCTGTGCTCGGAAACCGGTTCGGCGTGTTTAAGCATTCAGACTGGATAGGGAAGCAGTTTGGTTCCAAGGTTTTCAGCAGCAAGGGAGGATTTGTTTACTTGTTAGCTCCGACTCCCGAGCTTTGGACTTTGGTTTTAAGCCACAGGACTCAGATTCTGTACATTGCAGACATTAGCTTTGTGATCATGTTCTTGGAATTGGTTCCGGGATGTTTGGTTCTCGAGTCGGGGACCGGGAGTGGATCTTTGACTACTTCGCTTGCAAGGGCTGTTGCTCCTACAGGACATGTCTATACGTTTGATTTCCATGAACAACGCGCGGTCTCTGCTAGGTAGGAAATCGAAATCTCTgctgtttttgttgttttgttatGGCTTTGGTGTAAATTGGTTTCTGTTTGTTTTGGTGTCCTAGATTTACGTACGGTCCGCCTTTCAGAAGATGTGAACTTTGAGTTCCATATATGAATTGTGAAATAAGTTCATGATTACTTTTCGTCACAAAAACTTTGTTCGACTTAAACAGAAACTGAAGAAAATTAAGCGGTGTAATTTTCGCGTGAATCCAGCGGTTTCTGTACTTACATTAAGCCATTTCTTGTGTTTCAAGTAGGTTAACGTTACTGAAAGGCTGACAAGATTTTTACTTTTGTAGGGAGGATTTTGAGAAGACGGGATTAAGCAACTTGGTCACTGTAGGAGTTAGAGATATTCAGGGAGAAGGATTTCCGGATGAGTTTTCTGGAAGGGCAGATTCTGTCTTCCTGGACTTACCCCAACCTTGGCTGGCTATCCCTTCAGCTGCGAAAATGTTGAAACAAGATGGGGTACTATGCTCCTTCTCCCCGTGTATTGAGCAGGTGCAACGAGCGTCAGAGACTATGAGATCAAGCTTTACGGGTAGGCTTTTTGATGCAGTTATCTCGTTTTGTGCTTTGTGATGTGTTGTTTTTTGGACTTACTTTGTTTCTTTCAAGTGTTTCCTCTCACAAATGTATTTCTCACGCTAAGATCTGGATCTTCTGCATTTGTACAGATATAAGGACGTTTGAGATACTCCTTCGCACATATGAAGTTCGAGAATGGAAATTGGATGACTTCCAAGGCGACGAAGCTGGTTCTGTTGGATCTCATCCACGTAAAAGGCAACATCGATCAAATGAAGGAAGCAATGCGCAGGAAACGACAGGTTCTCCCATTGTCATGGCCAGGCCGTGCAGCGAGGCCAGAGGCCACACTGGCTATTTGACATTTGCAAGACTCAAATGCCTGTGAAGTATGCAACTTTAATCTAGTTATAGACATACAGCTTGATTCTTGAATGTGGTGAACTTCGCACCTTGTGTTATGGCGTTACCCCGATTAAACCCGAAATGCATGTCCATTTTGTGTTCAGGTCTATGTAAGGTGAATACCCCAAATAGTTGGGATGAGGTTTCGTTTTTGCTGTTTCTGTATCGTGAATTCTTCCGATGATTCGGAAAGTTAGCAAATTTTGACAGCGAAAATGCATGTCCATTTTGTATTGAGTCCCTTTCTCAACTCCAATCATGGACCTTTCTAGACCAATTTCTTATGATTCCGAAAAATTGAAGCGCTCAAGCCTACATGTTTGCCTCAGCTAATTTAGTTCACAGGATTGCAATCCATTCATTCCACTGCTAGCTTACGAAACCTCGAAATGACCAATCCCACTcgtccaccctttggatttctgATGCTTTGCGAGAATGTGGGCTCCACATCAGAAAGTTAAGAagccttgcatgtgcttataaggaGTTAGGCTACTCTTCAGAGCAGAACTTAGTTTAATGCTAAAATTGTAAGGAACGCCATTTGTCCTTCAGTTTTGTATTCAGCAGAGACTTGAAAGCGTTAAAGACCTGCGCTTCTTTCTCCACTTGCTTTGCTTTCCAAAATCCAAACCTTCAGATCAAGATGCAGAGCACTGCGCTTGCTCTGTCTCCTTCCACCTCGTTTCTCAAACCTCCACGTCGAAACTCCATTCCTAAAGCCTTTCAGCTTTTACCCTCGACGTCCTTGATACATGTTGACAATCTGACTAAAGTTCACAGGCTTTCATAGCAAACAGCTCGTTacactttttcttcttccaatgCTTCCTTGATTTTCTCAAATCGTAGATACGATCATTTGAAGGCCAGGGCTGCTTCTGTGCCCGAGAGTGCGGACTAGGCCTCGAAGCAGAGCGGATTGGTTAAGACCTTGCAGCTTGGTTCTATGTACCTTTTGAATATTTACTTcaacatctacaacaaacaGGTACATGCTATGTCTTTATCCATCTGTTCTCCCTACGGTTTTTCATTGTCTTTTCTTGTTTTGAAATGCATGTTTTCGCTTCTTGTTTTCATCGATTTTGGTCTAAAAGAAGCTAGAATTTGAAGGCCAGAGCTTGTTCATAGGTTCTGAAAGTCTATCCATTTCCAGCAACGGTCACAGCGTTTCAGTTTGGCTGCGGGACTGTGATGATTATCCTGATGTGGGCTCTTAACCTCTACCCTAGACCAAATCTCACTCGCTCACAGGTAGCTACTGATCCCATGTCGAATGGAGTAGAATACAACATATAATATGTAGTTTCATTACTAATAGCACCGAGACCTTTTGTATAAACCCAAAACAGTAGGTGGTTAAATACAAGTTGGGATAGTACTAGTTGATTAGTAGTATGCCATTTCTCTGTCGCTTTGAAATCTTTCGACTTGGGTGGCAGCTTGCAGCAATTCTACCGCTGGCTGTGGCACACAGTCGGAAACTTATTGACTAACATTAGTCTTGGGGAAATTGCTGTTTCCTTCACTCACACAATCAAGGCCATGGAGCCCTTCTTCACAGTTGTATTCTCTGCTCTTTTGCTTGCTGAGGTAacaacttttcttcttgttcttgctTCCTACTTGAATCAATCATTATGAAGGCGGTTGCAAACTTGCGGTATGATTGTTGGGTAATCTATGTCATTGATGATGAAGCAATTTGGCTTTCAGCTTTCTGATCAGGCTGACTGCTGATTGCTGTCCACACAGAGGCCGAGTATTTGGGTGGTTTCTTCTCTTGTACCGATTGTAGGTGGAGTGGCATTGGCATCCTTCACCGAGGCCTCTTTTAAATGGTAAGACATCCGGGAACACAAATTTATGCACGAGTTGAATTCATGGGCAGGTTCTTGGATTAGAGTCTGCTAAAAGGAACAAGTTCTAACAGGATCGGTTTAACTATTGTATGTTCTGCAACAGGATCGGTTTCGGTAGTGCAATGGCCTCTAATGTTACAAACCAATCGCGTAATGTACTCAGCAAGAAGTTCATGGTTAAAAAAAGAGGTAAAACTAATTAACCTGCAGATGCAATTTTCTTATTTTCAGAATTTCTTCATGAGGCTCaacaattttgttttgtgattaGGAATCTTTGGACAATATCAATCTCTTCTCAGTGATCACTATCATTTCCTTCATCCTGTTGGTTCCTTCAGCGATTCTATCGGAAGGCGTTAAATTTACTCCTTACCTGCACTCTGCTGTACGTACCGTTAAGTGCTTCACGAAAAAGCAGTTAGAAGTGCTTCATCAAGTAGCTAGCTTTTCTGTACACATTGTTGTATAATTGATAATATTACATGTATACCAGGCAAACGAAGGTTTGAATATCAAAGAGTTATGCGTAAGATCACTTCTGGCTGGCTTCTGCTTCCACATTTACCAGCGGGTGACACCATAGTTTCCTACTCTCTCTAAATTAAACCGAAAAATGAATTTACGTACTTCTTGTAGTAAGAAATCTCAGTAGTTACTGTGTACAAACCGTTTTGGCTTAGAAGTGATGAGTAATGGTTGTAATGGCTTGGTTATTTTTGCAAATTTGCGTGGTAATGCAGGTTTCTTATATGATACTGCAGATGGTATCACCAGTGACTCACGCAGTCGGAAACTGTGTGAAGCGTCTGGTGGTGATAGTCTCCTCAGTCATCTTCTTCCAAACCCCCGTCTCACCGATGAACGCACTCGGTAAGTTCCTTTATATTTACATGTATGACACATTCTTACATATGGCACACTTGTAGTGTTTAGGTTTCTCGTTTAACAATGACTGGGTTAAATTGCAGGGACAGCTTTTGCTCTCGCAGGAGTGTTCTTGTATTCAAGAGCCAAGAGACTCAAGCCAAAGCCCAATTAGTGATGCATGAATTGTAAATGTGTAAGGACAATGCTTGTGTATCTAGGGGACTTACTTATGAACTATAATTAACGAATCTTTACCATCTGAACATCATAAACGGAACCATTCATTCTCTTTATGATCACCTAAAGATCATAGATGCAAAAATTTATTCAATTTGGAGATCTTTTAATCATTCATATGCATAGAAAAAATGGACGGTTCATCATGAGAATGTTGTGTGGCCTCACATAGGTGCTACATCAACATACTAACTGATCTTTTAGGGGAGATAAACGGCAGTGACCCATTGATGACTAAATTAGGAGATAAGGAACGAAATTAATGAGTTTGAAACACAAATAATCAAATTGATGAGTTAACAAAAACATAAGCGACCATAAAAACCCTATAtgaaagcaaaaaagaaaatcatcaTCATTTGTAAAGATTAGTTcaatgccacttagtactacggtctagtggtattcatcttcacttataagtgagaggtcttagattcgattctcgccaaatacgatgttgaaccacattattatggcaaATCCATTGTAAAACTTAGGCctcgtttgggattgaggtgattttaaaaaaagccactgtgaaaaaaagctgagggtcatttttgtgtttggtaaactgaaaaaaaatggcttattttggaagctgctgtgagaataagctgaaaatcaaaggaaaagctgaagctgctatttgctgctttgaaaaaaaaccagttttttcaaagcacacggagctacagtgctccttcaatgaaaagacacactatcatcctgcttttttttccaaaagcactttcacaaaaaagtttaccaaacactctactggctttatttcacagccgcttattctcacagtacagccgcttattctcacagcagctttttttcaaagcacagcaataccaaaccagcccttagtctACTCTCTTATTCCCTCAGTATAAAtactatcatttgttaaaaaaaaaaaattgctcaataatacacacacacacacacatacatatgtgtgtgtttgCGCCTACTTATCAAAATGCTGTATTTTctattaattataatttcaaCTCGCCTTAATAGATGCTCTTCTAGCAAAAACGCTTATAAGCACGATAACTTTTACATAAGCAACCCTATTTCTAGTCATCAAATTAGACAAATCAAATGCTATAAATAAAAGGAGGTAGTAGAAGGTGAAAAAGAGTGCATAAATCTCTCCCATTTATTTTTGATCCTTTTACCAAAGTTTGCATAATTGGCTCTATCCAGAATTAAAAAATAGAAGCGTTATACATTATGGTTTCCACAATGGCTTAATTGCTCTATTAGCGACGCGGGTACGGCCAACATGGCATAAACAAGATCTCTAGTGTTAACCTACACACTTTATTAACAATATTGATGCCAATTTGGAAACAAAGAGCTATCACAAATCTGCATCAAGCTTAATCAATTTCCAATTATGCATATTGCTTACTTTTTAAGCACTTTATGTGGATTTCGAATTTCTAGCTAAATACAAAAcctcatatatattatatatagtcATCAAAGTACAGTCGTTATATGGTGCAGTTAACTGTACTTGTGAGCACAATAATAACAGAATGTTGATGACCATATCGACCACATTTTGATATTTATAACTTCACAATATAGACAATATCAATAATAACGACAACATATATAGATGGCATATTACAAAACATCTctatataaataaatagataGCAAATTTGGACAAACAtgcataaacaaaacaaaactaaagTTGAAACAACATCAACACTGTGGTCCAATTAGAAACTATCCAAATGAAAATGCTAAAAGGAAATACAAGTCTGAACGCTTCTAAACATGAAACCCTGATGACGCACAAAAACAACAACAGAATGACAACATACGAAATAGCTAGGGGCAGGCTGCCGACAAAGCACTTCCTGCAGCTGCACGAAAGCTCACATATTTCCCTTGAAATGGAGCATCTCCATAATATCCAGCTCTTTCTTGACATGGTCATCATGTCCCTGCATAAAGTTGTTCATCTCCAATGGGAAAAATGGCAGTTCATACTCCATGCTGCAGCTTGGATCCTTAACCCTAGAAGTGCTGCTGCTTGCCATTCTCTGCTGCAGGTACCCACCAAGTCCATAGCTTTCAAAAATATTGAACATGTTACTCTTGTCGAAATCAGAAAGAGTTGTAACACCATCACCCATGTGATTGTTCATGTTGGAGGCCTCACTGTCAAAAGGTTCTGGACGATAACCCGTGAGATCCCAATTCGCGGAGTTGGTTGCGTCTGGGCTCTCGACAATGCTGTTCTGATTAATGTGCATCCCAGACTGATGATCCGGTGAGACCACAGACGACAGCACGGCTTTGTTCTCCATAGTTCCGGTAGAGTTGGCGGAAGCAGTACTAGGAGTACCAGTAGCAGTGCTACTGACCACGCTCCTGATGTAGTCCTGCAACATAGAGCTCTCATTGTAATTGTTATTGGAGGAGTCCTGCTTGTTGCTCTTCCTTTTTGAGTTTTGCTTCCTCTTTGTTGCGTTCCAGTGATTCTTGATGGTGTTTTCTGTTCTCCCAGGCAATATCTTTGCCATTTCTGCCCATCTGTTCCCCATTTTCTTGTGGGCTTCGATCAGTATCTTGTCCTCTTCCTCGCTCCACATTTCTTTC
Protein-coding sequences here:
- the LOC114819276 gene encoding uncharacterized protein; translation: MLPVDPTKKLSFTRCISDGDLVIVYEKYDTMKAVEVCAGSVLGNRFGVFKHSDWIGKQFGSKVFSSKGGFVYLLAPTPELWTLVLSHRTQILYIADISFVIMFLELVPGCLVLESGTGSGSLTTSLARAVAPTGHVYTFDFHEQRAVSAREDFEKTGLSNLVTVGVRDIQGEGFPDEFSGRADSVFLDLPQPWLAIPSAAKMLKQDGVLCSFSPCIEQVQRASETMRSSFTDIRTFEILLRTYEVREWKLDDFQGDEAGSVGSHPRKRQHRSNEGSNAQETTGSPIVMARPCSEARGHTGYLTFARLKCL